Within Winogradskyella helgolandensis, the genomic segment TAAGTTGGCATTGTCTACCATGGCTTTAATTCTTTCGGAATCATCTACAGGTCTCCGTTCACCAAGTGTCGATTTTATTAGTACCTCTTTAAACTCAGCTGGAGATAAATTATGTTCTACTTGATAGGTTATCATCGTTATTACCGTTTAGCATTGTTATTTATGCACATAATTTAGTAATTAAAAACCAAATTGAATCTAAATAACTTTCGAGATTCAATTTGGTTTTTGTTAGTATGTAAAAAAAGCTATATATCAAAAGTATTTTATTATGCCGAAATTTTTTCAAATACCTGTTCCATTTCTTCAAAAGCTTTACGCTGGGCAGGTGCTAATAATGTGTCTTTTATTTTTCCTGTAATGATTTCTAAAACATTGCGGTAACGTTTCTGGCTTTTACCGAAATAAGCATGCATCATTTTGTTTGGTATAATGTATGTCATTTTTAGTGTATTGTCTTTTTCAAAATGCACCTTCATGCCGTGCATTGCACTCTTCTTTAGAATAATACAATGTTCCATTTGCCCATGAGCATTTGTTCTCACATCCCAACTGTCATATTCTTTAGAACATTCAAAAGTTGATGCTTTTGTTTTTAAATAGGTGTTAATTGCATCTAAAGAGTTGTACTCGTTTTTAGTTGTTATTGATTTTTCCATTGCTTATATCATTTGGTTTTTATCAGTTGAAAAGCCACCTTAACACATAAGGTAAAAGTGGCTTTCAATTTTTGGTTTAATAGTTTTTTGGCGCCTTACTATTAAAACACTTTAATTAATATCTAATTCACAGCTACTTTTTTAACTACTGTTCCGTTTTTAAAATCTAGTTTTAAAACATAGATACCGCTTGCTAAATAATTTATAGGTATTTCGCTTTCTATACCTGTAGCAACTTTATGTCCTGTAATAGTATAAAGGGCATAGTTTTCTAATTTAATGTTGTTAGATGCTATTATTTTTATGGCATCTGTCGTTGTTACTACTTTTACGTCGTTGGTTAACTCAGCCTCTGAAATACTCAAAACAGCATCTTCTGTTACTGGATTAAAACCTGTCCATAAAGCTCCAATATCTGTTACATAAGCAGCTAATGTTCCTGCCGGTATATGCAAAGCTGTATTACTACGATCAAAAATAAACGTATCGTTTGCTCCAGTGGTTATTGTAGGTGGTATCATAGCTAAAGACGTAACATTAGCTAATAATGGATTATTACCAAAAGCAAGTAAACCGATTGAAGTAATATTACTTGGTATAGTTATATCTGTAAGATTATTGTCTACAAATGCTCCAATTCCTATTGATTCTACATTAATACCTAATGAAAGATTCGTAATAGAATTAGTAGAAAAAGCGGTTAAACCAATAGCAGTTACGCTATCTGGAATAGACACACTTGTTAAATTATTTATTTCAAAAGCTGAAGTTCCAATAGTAGTGACACCCTCAGGAATAATGACATCAGTTAATCCTTTATCATAAAAAGCGGAACTTCCGATTTCTGTAACATCAAATACAGTTACATTAGGAACAGTAATAGAAGCAGGTATAGTAACGGATGTGCCATTTGCAGCTTCATAATCTGTAACTTTAGCAGTTGTTGCAGAAGTAGCTTCAAATACCATTTTAAAACCTGTCCATAATGCACCACTATCAGTAACATATTCATTGGTTGAATTACCTGTTAGAATTAAATTAATATTACTACGGTCATTAGCAAAACTATCATTAGTTCCTGTAATAACAGTTGTTGGTGTTGTCGCTAAAGCAATAATGGCATTTAATGGATTATTACCAAAAGCATTTGCACCAATACTAGTAACACTATCGGGAATAATAATACTCGTTAATTGGTTATTTCTAAAAGCACTACTTGCTATATCCACTACATTGTTTCCTATATTAGCATTTACTAAGTCATTATACGCAAATGCTTGACCACCAATACTCGTAACACTATCAGGAATTATTATATCTGTTAAGCTATTTCCGTTAAAAGAATTTTCACCAAGACTCAAAATACTATTAGGAATAGTAACACTTGTTAATTGATCACCATTTACGATACTACCCATAAAAGCCATATTACCAATACTAGTAACATCATAAGTTGTAACACTAAAAGGAACTGTAGCAGGTATATTAACTATTGTGCCACCAGAAAAATCATAATCAATAGCCTCAACTGTGTCAGGAGATACAGAAGTAACTTCATAAGTTATAAAACCTACAATAAAAGTATCGGCAATTGCTAATGGTGTTGCTTCCGTTACTGATTGAAAGCCTGTCCAACCTCCAGATGCATATGCAGCAGAAGTACCGCTTGGTATCGTTAAATCAATAGCAGCGCGATTATAAAAAGAATCATTGATACCTGGAACATATATAGTAGGAGGTATTGTAGCTTGTGAAGTTACTGTTGCTAAAGGATTACTTCTAAACGCAGCAAAACCAATATCTGTTACGCCACTTGGAATAGTAACATGAGTTAAATTATTAACATAAAAAGCACTTGAACCAATGCTAATAACACTATTTGGAAATGTGATACTAGTTATACTGTTATTTGCAAAAGATTGTTGCCCTATACTAATAATATTATTGGGAAATGTGACAGCAGTTAATCCCTTGCCATTAAAAGAATTAAATCCAACAGCAGTAACAGCATAAGTAGTTAGGTTATTTGTTGTTGTAGCAGGAATATCTACTACTGTGCCACCAGCGGAATTATAACCTGTAGTTTCAACTTCGTTAGGCATAACAGAGGTTACTTCGTAGGTTATAAAGTCTTCCGTAAAAGTATCTCCCACAGCTTGCGAATACCCTATCAAAGAGATAAATAGGGTCGTTAAAATAAGTAGTGATTTTTTCATAATTTTTGGTTTTAAATTAAAGTTTAAAGTAAAATTTGGTCGTGGTTTAGTAATCCATTTTTATAAGGTTTCCACTTAAGTCATAACTAAATGTAAATGTGGTACCTCCATGTTCTGGTTTTAACATTATGGTATATTCGGTTTTAGAAACATCTCCATTTTTTGGAAACTTTACAAATGCCATAGATAATGTTGGGTTCTCAAGCTTTTTATCTGCTGTTAATTGGTTGCTAGCTTTTTCAGCTAATTCTCCTAATGTTTTTAGATTAATGTTATCATCTAATTGAAAGATATAGTCTTCTGCTTTTGTGCCTTGTGGCACCTCAAGGGATATTTGTTGATTTTGTGACCAAACACTTTGCGTTTGATTCCACTGTTCCATTTTTAAAGAACTAGGATCTTCGGTTACAGTAACACCTATAATATTCCCTATAGATTTATTATGAGTAATTGTTAGATCTGTATAATAGGCATCGTTGCCAAATTCACTTTTTATGTCGCTTTCTATACCCGAAAAACCATCTGCTGTTGCTGGTTGTTGTCCCGAGTTTCCTCCACAAGCTATTAATGTAGCTATTGCTATTGCTAGTACTATGGTGTGTTTAAATGTTTTCATTTTATTTGGTTTTTAATTAATTCTAATTTTCGTCTATATCGACGTCAACTTCTAGATCGTTTCCAAAGAATAGAAACAAAGCTCCTCCACCAACAATTAAGAGGATTCTAATAATCCATCCCATAGTATTACCCCAGGCATCTACCCAAGAAAGCAATCTAATATTGTAGTTGAAAATTGAAAGAATTATGGACATAATTCCCATGGCAGCAAGTAGTAATCCGCCTTTGCCTAAGTTTGATTTAATAGTTTCCATATATAAAATTTATCGATTTGAGAGATAAATGTATATGGTACAAGCGAAGAAAAAAACAGGAAATCTATGTCTGGTATATTAAAATAAATAAGTGCCGCACTTGAAGAAATATCCGTAAAAAACAAGACTAAAAACTGTAATTGGCTATTTTTTAGCGTTTTATATTTTGGTCCAGCTTAAAAAGGTATTAAGGAAGGATTCCTTTTTTCGAGTAGATACTGGTATTTTTTTTCCATTCTTAAGGTGAATAGTACCAGATTTATCATAGCGATCAATAAACTTTAGGTTGACCATAAACGATTGATGTGGACGAATAAAATTAGCTTTAGAAAGTTGGTTTTCAAATTCTTTTAATGTTTTTGAAACCATATGTTTTTTACCATCGTTACAATAAAACGTCGTATAACCTTTGTCTGTTTCACAGAATAGTAGTTCGTTTAAATCTATAACTTGAAAACTATCTTGAAGTGATAATATGAGTTTGTGATCCTCATTATTCCAGATCTGTTTTACAGTCTCTATGTTTTGCTTTTGGACTTTAAGAGGCACTGTAGAAACTTTTTGTAGTGCGGATTTAAGATCATCTATATCAACAGGTTTTAATAAATAGTCTACAGCACCTATTTTCAAGGCTTTTAAAGCATATTCCTCATAAGCAGTAATAAATATAACTTTGAAAGGTAGATGTTCAGTTTGCTCTAAAAAATCGAAAGCGTTACCATCCGTTAAATTAATATCAAGAAAAATTAATTCGGGTTTACAAGTTGTCGTAACCACAATAGCATCTTTTACAGATTCGCATTCTCCGATGACTTCTATATCACCATCAATTAATTGTAATAAGTTGCGTAATCCTTTTCTAATATATGCTTTGTCTTCTACGATTAGTGATCTCATTATGCTAAATCTATTTTATAAGGGATTACTAAAGTAACTATAGTTCCTTGTGCGTTATATTTTTTTCTATCCTCAATATTTATAGAGCCTTTCATCTTAAAATCTTTAGCTAAAACTTTTAATCGCTCAGAAGTTATGGTTGTCGCTAATGATTTTTTATGTCGATTTTTAGGTGCTTTTTCTGAATCTATCCCAATCCCGTTATCTGTTATGGTGCAAATTAACTCTTTATGGACATACTTAAGCTGAATATCAATTTTACGATTGTCTTCTTGATTTTTAAAAGCGTGTTCAATTGCATTTTCGATAAATGGTTGAATGAGCATTGGTGGT encodes:
- a CDS encoding leucine-rich repeat domain-containing protein, yielding MKKSLLILTTLFISLIGYSQAVGDTFTEDFITYEVTSVMPNEVETTGYNSAGGTVVDIPATTTNNLTTYAVTAVGFNSFNGKGLTAVTFPNNIISIGQQSFANNSITSITFPNSVISIGSSAFYVNNLTHVTIPSGVTDIGFAAFRSNPLATVTSQATIPPTIYVPGINDSFYNRAAIDLTIPSGTSAAYASGGWTGFQSVTEATPLAIADTFIVGFITYEVTSVSPDTVEAIDYDFSGGTIVNIPATVPFSVTTYDVTSIGNMAFMGSIVNGDQLTSVTIPNSILSLGENSFNGNSLTDIIIPDSVTSIGGQAFAYNDLVNANIGNNVVDIASSAFRNNQLTSIIIPDSVTSIGANAFGNNPLNAIIALATTPTTVITGTNDSFANDRSNINLILTGNSTNEYVTDSGALWTGFKMVFEATSATTAKVTDYEAANGTSVTIPASITVPNVTVFDVTEIGSSAFYDKGLTDVIIPEGVTTIGTSAFEINNLTSVSIPDSVTAIGLTAFSTNSITNLSLGINVESIGIGAFVDNNLTDITIPSNITSIGLLAFGNNPLLANVTSLAMIPPTITTGANDTFIFDRSNTALHIPAGTLAAYVTDIGALWTGFNPVTEDAVLSISEAELTNDVKVVTTTDAIKIIASNNIKLENYALYTITGHKVATGIESEIPINYLASGIYVLKLDFKNGTVVKKVAVN
- a CDS encoding LytR/AlgR family response regulator transcription factor, with product MRSLIVEDKAYIRKGLRNLLQLIDGDIEVIGECESVKDAIVVTTTCKPELIFLDINLTDGNAFDFLEQTEHLPFKVIFITAYEEYALKALKIGAVDYLLKPVDIDDLKSALQKVSTVPLKVQKQNIETVKQIWNNEDHKLILSLQDSFQVIDLNELLFCETDKGYTTFYCNDGKKHMVSKTLKEFENQLSKANFIRPHQSFMVNLKFIDRYDKSGTIHLKNGKKIPVSTRKKESFLNTFLSWTKI